In Apium graveolens cultivar Ventura chromosome 10, ASM990537v1, whole genome shotgun sequence, the following are encoded in one genomic region:
- the LOC141691084 gene encoding putative F-box protein At3g24580 yields MLEKNGDVYLWNPSIRKLKVVPKFRKSGHLDEAIGFWFNAEKNDYEVVRIGYAEKMSSVEVYSLSSNSWKLINETCPGALDISDKNLVYVKGTLRWLAKQEQGWIIVSLDINNGKFRQKFISDPCPPGTYFYLTRIHEDYLPTLRCGWSRNAFGVQQSACSIEVYDKNLMMISRDSYVGRGMILVGFRNNGEALLIQIPGSNTLLSYNFESKQFKDFGLFCADPAFTCPFVKSLVLLNECDVQTTMAPVSENEFI; encoded by the coding sequence ATGCTTGAGAAAAATGGAGATGTTTATCTCTGGAATCCGAGTATAAGAAAACTAAAAGTTGTTCCAAAATTTCGAAAATCTGGTCATCTGGATGAGGCTATTGGATTTTGGTTTAATGCTGAGAAAAACGACTACGAGGTTGTGAGAATTGGTTATGCAGAAAAGATGTCATCTGTTGAAGTTTATAGTTTGAGTAGTAATTCTTGGAAGCTGATCAATGAGACTTGTCCAGGTGCACTTGATATAAGTGATAAAAATTTGGTGTATGTTAAAGGAACATTACGTTGGTTGGCAAAACAAGAGCAAGGCTGGATAATTGTTTCGCTGGATATAAATAATGGAAAGTTCCGCCAGAAATTTATAAGTGACCCATGTCCACCAGGAACTTATTTCTATCTCACACGAATACATGAAGATTACCTGCCTACTTTGAGATGTGGATGGAGTAGGAATGCCTTTGGCGTCCAGCAGAGTGCTTGTAGCATAGAAGTATATGATAAGAATCTGATGATGATTTCTAGAGACTCGTATGTCGGTAGAGGTATGATTCTGGTAGGTTTTAGAAACAATGGCGAAGCTCTACTAATTCAGATACCAGGCTCAAATACTTTGCTTTCATATAACTTTGAAAGCAAACAGTTTAAGGATTTTGGTTTATTCTGCGCAGACCCAGCCTTTACATGTCCTTTCGTTAAAAGCCTTGTTTTGCTAAATGAGTGTGATGTGCAGACAACTATGGCTCCAGTTTCAGAAAATGAATTCATATAG